The Prochlorococcus marinus CUG1416 genome has a segment encoding these proteins:
- a CDS encoding glycosyltransferase: MKKKENKRIISIVIPTFNEKSNIYKIINQLLKLDVVYEVEIIVVDDNSCDGTAKLVREYAKADRRVRLISRLGRSGLSSAIKEGCLCATGDIIAVMDADGQHDPSYIELALEKIELKKVDIVLVSRFAEGAIIKGLTHKRKSSSSIANSLARMSLYGSYNYLTDYMSGFFVFKRNVCIEIIEKIDVQGFKFFYELLSISRGKFKVFEIPFIFKERMHGNSKLDLPVVWDFLISLIHSFSGRIIPRKAVSFALVGSTGVFIQLLTIYFLLAITKFNFETVLPVGVIIAASSNFIINNILTFRSNKLLGKKFYVGLVKFLLVSSLPIIANVGVTNLFYTQFSTNTLLSQFVGIFVVFIWNYAASSKVVWNN, from the coding sequence TTGAAAAAAAAGGAAAATAAAAGAATAATTTCTATAGTTATTCCAACTTTTAATGAAAAAAGTAATATTTATAAGATAATAAACCAATTATTAAAGTTGGATGTTGTTTATGAAGTAGAAATAATTGTTGTTGACGATAATTCATGTGATGGGACAGCAAAACTTGTTAGAGAATACGCTAAAGCAGATAGACGTGTCCGTTTAATTAGCAGATTAGGAAGATCTGGTTTATCTAGTGCTATTAAAGAAGGTTGTCTATGCGCAACTGGTGACATTATTGCTGTTATGGATGCTGATGGACAGCATGATCCTTCGTATATAGAATTGGCTTTGGAAAAAATAGAACTTAAAAAAGTTGATATTGTTTTAGTTAGTAGATTTGCTGAGGGGGCGATAATTAAAGGTTTGACTCATAAAAGGAAAAGTAGTTCTTCGATAGCTAATAGTTTGGCTCGTATGAGTTTATATGGATCCTATAATTATTTAACAGACTATATGAGTGGATTTTTTGTATTTAAAAGAAATGTTTGTATTGAAATCATAGAGAAAATAGATGTTCAAGGTTTTAAGTTTTTCTATGAGTTACTCTCTATAAGTAGAGGTAAATTTAAAGTTTTTGAAATACCTTTTATTTTTAAAGAGAGAATGCATGGTAATTCAAAGCTTGACTTACCCGTAGTTTGGGATTTTTTAATTTCACTTATCCATTCTTTTAGTGGAAGAATAATTCCTAGAAAAGCCGTAAGTTTTGCCTTAGTGGGTTCAACAGGAGTTTTTATTCAACTTTTGACTATTTATTTTTTACTAGCAATAACAAAATTTAATTTTGAAACAGTTTTACCAGTAGGAGTTATTATTGCGGCTAGTTCAAATTTCATAATAAATAATATTCTTACTTTTAGATCTAATAAATTGTTAGGAAAGAAATTCTATGTTGGTTTGGTTAAGTTCCTTTTGGTTTCTTCACTACCCATAATTGCAAATGTTGGAGTTACTAATCTTTTTTATACTCAATTTTCAACTAATACACTTCTTTCCCAGTTTGTAGGAATTTTTGTTGTCTTTATATGGAATTATGCTGCTTCTTCAAAAGTAGTTTGGAACAATTAA
- a CDS encoding pectate lyase encodes MNLIKTPWGSISSNVSLFPIYYLIFIYGFVYILPFGEKIVGLPWFYYLKKEDGILESLQCIQYLVSSVIGVFIYFRIKKKKSLNSFIWLILSFLCFLIAGEEISWGERLTGFSVNSIVDLSIQGETNLHNLPFFHNYFLDPALQAICIFFGWIGWRKYPFLSSLPSKKLSLFFLLVSLFFAYYDLSWASTIEHIRDDTEIFEFLLSTGIFLHFWDNINLSKIQ; translated from the coding sequence ATGAATTTAATAAAGACACCTTGGGGTTCTATATCCTCAAATGTAAGCTTATTCCCAATATATTATTTGATTTTCATATATGGCTTTGTTTACATCCTGCCTTTTGGAGAAAAGATAGTCGGATTACCTTGGTTTTATTATTTAAAGAAAGAAGATGGGATATTAGAGTCTTTACAATGTATTCAATACTTAGTTTCTTCAGTAATTGGAGTATTCATTTATTTTAGAATTAAAAAAAAGAAATCTTTAAATTCTTTTATTTGGTTGATTTTAAGTTTTTTATGTTTTCTCATAGCTGGAGAAGAAATAAGTTGGGGGGAAAGATTAACAGGCTTTAGCGTGAATTCAATCGTAGATTTAAGTATTCAAGGTGAAACTAACTTACATAATCTACCCTTTTTTCATAACTATTTTCTTGATCCTGCATTACAAGCAATTTGTATTTTTTTTGGCTGGATCGGCTGGAGAAAATATCCCTTTTTATCATCTTTACCTAGCAAAAAACTAAGCTTATTTTTTTTATTAGTATCTTTATTTTTTGCATATTATGATCTCTCTTGGGCATCTACTATTGAACATATTAGAGATGATACAGAAATTTTTGAGTTTTTATTATCTACCGGAATATTTTTACATTTTTGGGATAATATAAATTTATCCAAAATTCAGTGA
- a CDS encoding LptF/LptG family permease, giving the protein MISKYIFKIFPTIFRNIPIIDRWLLGQILPPLIFAISAFTVVSLSVGVMIDLIRKVVEYGLPFQLALQIMFLKLPSFLVLSFPMSVLLSTLLAYSKLSSNSEILALRSLGIKNTRIIIPALVLSIFMTGLTFYFNNSLVPLSNKYSEVLLRGGLSKSVSIEKGTDIFFKGYGSFTDPETNVSTKRKTFRNKIFFAREVENNVMKNVTIIDFSKIGYKQIISADEGIFDSNKSEWIFRNGRMITLDKGGNTTSIGFEKYFYPLGDGPLKVSKIPDDANEMTLSQAFEARKIYKEIGDVKEARKMSVRIHEKFTLPCACLVFGLIGSSLGSKPNLRSSKSQGFGLSVILILFYYILSFVSSSLGVKGTFTPFLSAWLPVFISLSIGIYLLKKASV; this is encoded by the coding sequence ATGATTTCTAAATATATTTTTAAAATCTTTCCAACAATTTTTAGGAATATTCCAATAATTGATAGGTGGTTATTGGGACAAATTCTGCCTCCTTTAATATTTGCAATTTCAGCTTTTACAGTTGTATCTCTTTCTGTAGGTGTGATGATTGATTTAATACGGAAGGTTGTGGAATATGGTTTACCATTCCAACTTGCTTTGCAAATAATGTTTTTGAAATTACCTTCATTTTTGGTACTTTCTTTCCCAATGTCAGTTCTTTTGTCAACTTTATTAGCATATAGTAAATTGTCATCTAATTCTGAAATATTGGCATTAAGAAGTTTGGGTATTAAAAATACGAGAATTATTATTCCAGCTTTAGTCCTTTCAATATTTATGACAGGATTAACCTTTTATTTTAATAATAGTTTAGTTCCATTATCCAATAAATATTCTGAGGTATTGCTTAGAGGAGGTTTAAGTAAATCAGTGTCTATAGAAAAAGGTACTGATATATTTTTTAAAGGTTACGGGTCTTTTACCGACCCAGAAACAAATGTATCGACCAAGAGGAAAACCTTTAGAAATAAAATATTTTTTGCAAGAGAGGTTGAAAATAATGTAATGAAAAATGTAACTATAATAGATTTCTCAAAAATAGGTTATAAGCAAATTATTTCTGCAGATGAGGGAATATTTGATAGTAATAAATCAGAATGGATATTTAGAAATGGAAGAATGATTACCTTAGATAAAGGGGGTAATACAACAAGCATAGGTTTCGAGAAGTATTTTTACCCGTTGGGAGATGGTCCTTTAAAAGTTTCAAAAATACCAGATGATGCAAATGAGATGACTTTGAGTCAAGCTTTTGAAGCTAGAAAAATATATAAAGAAATTGGAGATGTAAAAGAAGCTAGGAAAATGTCAGTCAGAATACATGAAAAATTTACTCTACCTTGTGCTTGTTTAGTCTTTGGTTTGATAGGTAGTAGTTTAGGTTCTAAACCTAATTTGAGATCCTCAAAGAGTCAGGGGTTTGGTTTGAGCGTTATACTAATACTTTTCTATTATATTTTATCTTTTGTCTCTAGCTCACTTGGAGTAAAAGGGACTTTTACCCCTTTTTTATCAGCTTGGCTTCCAGTTTTTATATCATTATCAATTGGAATTTATTTATTAAAAAAGGCTTCTGTATGA
- a CDS encoding carbon storage regulator CsrA, translating to MFNKLLLTFFLLFSTLITIYPSKKENTNLFNYCYSLEKILSRNSLEKSKNISKKFKPFAKDITLFGTKKTKGALANKMIDQYKTSKKLFIINFVPNQIYCLGGYWIEKVNPGTFRSIFLEKSKQKIKEYRDIKKEVDEFINDINSEYKNLKIEVNDLF from the coding sequence AACTATTTATCCTTCAAAAAAAGAAAATACTAATTTGTTCAATTATTGTTATTCTCTTGAAAAAATACTTTCTAGAAATTCGTTAGAAAAAAGTAAAAATATATCAAAGAAGTTTAAGCCTTTTGCAAAAGATATTACTTTATTTGGTACGAAAAAAACTAAAGGAGCTTTAGCTAACAAGATGATTGATCAATATAAAACTTCTAAAAAATTATTTATTATAAATTTTGTGCCTAATCAAATTTATTGTTTGGGAGGATATTGGATTGAGAAGGTAAATCCAGGAACGTTTAGATCAATTTTCCTTGAGAAAAGTAAACAAAAAATAAAAGAATATAGAGATATTAAAAAGGAGGTCGATGAATTTATAAATGACATTAATTCAGAATATAAAAATCTAAAAATTGAAGTTAACGATCTCTTTTAG
- a CDS encoding fatty acid desaturase → MSNIKFSGLKGQALVIDNKDIPSIKEFKDVIPDHYFKCNTKTSSRYLLQSALIQLLVVGIGLSIPFSPNMIPIWIIYSLLSGTTAMGFWVIAHECGHGAFSENKTLETITGYLLHSLLLVPYFSWQRSHAVHHRFTNNVTNGETHVPLVIEGNGVTEKVGGEKELHFSNSIGKKNYGILQLVLHLIFGWPAYLLTGSTGGIKYGTSNHFWPIKPFSKALWPSIWTKKVWISDIGVALTLLGIFFFVFKYGLFPVIAMYIGPLLVVNSWLVVYTWLHHTDSDVPHLSNTEFSFMRGAFLSIDRPYGKILNFLHHNIGSSHVVHHVCPTIPHYHAKKATVLIKKAFKKAYLFNPDPIPKALWNIACNCVAVKSDIKEGRYIWETSYNKKSI, encoded by the coding sequence TTGAGTAATATAAAATTTTCAGGTCTTAAAGGCCAAGCGCTTGTAATAGATAATAAAGATATTCCAAGCATAAAAGAATTTAAGGATGTTATCCCAGATCACTATTTTAAGTGCAATACGAAAACTTCTTCGAGGTATCTTTTACAATCAGCTTTAATTCAATTACTAGTAGTAGGCATAGGGTTATCTATTCCATTTAGTCCCAATATGATCCCAATTTGGATCATTTACTCATTACTTTCAGGTACCACTGCGATGGGATTCTGGGTAATTGCCCATGAATGTGGACATGGAGCATTTTCTGAAAACAAAACTTTGGAAACTATAACTGGATATTTACTACATTCATTACTACTAGTTCCTTATTTCTCTTGGCAGCGTTCTCATGCAGTTCATCATCGATTCACAAATAATGTAACCAATGGAGAAACTCACGTTCCTTTAGTCATTGAGGGAAATGGAGTTACAGAAAAGGTTGGAGGAGAAAAAGAATTACATTTTTCAAATTCCATAGGTAAGAAAAATTACGGAATTCTTCAACTTGTTTTACATCTGATATTTGGCTGGCCTGCTTATTTACTAACAGGTAGTACAGGAGGTATAAAATATGGGACTTCAAATCATTTTTGGCCAATCAAACCATTTTCCAAAGCATTATGGCCATCAATATGGACTAAGAAAGTTTGGATATCAGATATTGGTGTAGCTTTAACGTTATTGGGTATTTTTTTCTTTGTTTTTAAGTATGGATTATTTCCAGTAATTGCAATGTATATTGGTCCTTTATTAGTAGTTAATAGTTGGTTAGTAGTTTATACATGGCTTCATCATACAGATTCAGATGTACCGCATCTTTCAAATACAGAATTTTCATTTATGAGAGGAGCCTTTCTATCTATTGACAGGCCTTACGGTAAAATCCTTAATTTTCTGCATCATAATATAGGTTCGAGCCATGTAGTTCATCATGTATGTCCAACCATTCCTCATTATCATGCTAAAAAGGCTACCGTCTTGATTAAAAAAGCCTTTAAAAAGGCATATCTTTTTAATCCTGATCCTATACCCAAAGCACTTTGGAATATCGCCTGCAATTGTGTTGCAGTTAAGTCAGACATTAAAGAAGGAAGATATATCTGGGAAACTTCATATAATAAAAAGAGTATTTAA
- a CDS encoding high light inducible protein, whose translation MKNTEPKIIEKEKIVAEKLNGRFAMLGFIALVGAYLSTGQIIPGFI comes from the coding sequence ATGAAAAACACTGAACCCAAAATTATAGAAAAAGAAAAAATAGTAGCTGAGAAGCTTAATGGAAGGTTCGCAATGCTTGGTTTCATCGCACTTGTTGGAGCGTACCTATCAACAGGCCAAATAATCCCAGGTTTTATCTAG
- a CDS encoding high light inducible protein: MSNSGVTTESGGRQNMFPSETRPYIDESVSYVDYPQNAEKVNGRWAMVGFIALLGAYITTGQIIPGIF; the protein is encoded by the coding sequence ATGTCAAATTCAGGAGTTACAACAGAATCAGGAGGAAGACAAAATATGTTTCCATCCGAAACTAGACCTTATATTGATGAATCTGTATCTTACGTCGATTACCCTCAAAATGCTGAAAAAGTTAATGGTAGATGGGCTATGGTTGGTTTCATTGCACTACTAGGTGCTTATATAACAACTGGACAGATTATTCCAGGAATTTTTTAA
- a CDS encoding high light inducible protein: MTPEAERFNGWAAMLGFVAAVGAYVTTGQIIPGRF; encoded by the coding sequence ATGACTCCAGAAGCAGAACGTTTTAATGGTTGGGCAGCAATGCTAGGATTTGTTGCGGCAGTTGGTGCATATGTAACAACTGGCCAGATTATTCCAGGGAGGTTCTAA
- a CDS encoding DUF1543 domain-containing protein, which produces MFKNEVYLYLVVIGGRLPKANIELHDVRWVLGSKIEDTFGDLRKGWFGSIDGLHIDSYKKIYSVDGYKIKLKKSQNKKSKINLIKKTKDSKKLWFINLGGYDPKSMQEKHEFGLVVASNASDAKKLAKSKWLNGFKKKHNDDIDCLQRFSDVDDCKLIKNINNWEIELMPKDVKVVETNYPDWFGYLRIDNK; this is translated from the coding sequence ATGTTTAAAAATGAGGTCTATCTTTACCTAGTTGTAATTGGTGGAAGACTACCAAAGGCGAATATTGAATTACATGACGTCAGATGGGTTCTTGGTTCAAAAATTGAAGACACATTTGGTGATTTAAGAAAAGGTTGGTTTGGATCTATTGATGGTTTACATATTGATAGTTATAAGAAAATATATTCAGTGGACGGTTATAAGATAAAACTCAAAAAATCGCAAAATAAGAAATCAAAAATTAATCTTATTAAAAAAACTAAGGATTCTAAAAAATTATGGTTCATTAATCTAGGTGGATATGATCCAAAATCTATGCAAGAAAAACATGAATTTGGTCTTGTGGTAGCTTCAAATGCATCAGATGCAAAAAAATTGGCTAAATCAAAATGGCTTAATGGCTTTAAAAAAAAACATAATGATGATATAGATTGTTTGCAAAGATTTTCTGATGTTGATGATTGTAAGTTAATAAAAAATATAAATAATTGGGAAATAGAACTAATGCCTAAAGATGTAAAAGTTGTAGAAACCAATTATCCAGATTGGTTTGGATATTTAAGAATAGATAATAAATAG